In the genome of Candidatus Microbacterium phytovorans, one region contains:
- a CDS encoding sugar ABC transporter permease, whose translation MSFSQKLSKWDIKFSPYLYISPFFLMFAVVGLFPIGYTAVISFMDWDLVRNSGEFVGFDQYVWILSQPHFWTALRNTFSIFLLSSVPQLILAIFIAAVLDRHIRAKTFWRMSVLVPYVVAPIAVGLIFNAMFADQSGFINGILQAIGLSAVPWHVEPLWSHVAIATMVNYRWTGYNTLILLAAMQAVNRDYYEAATVDGAGPVRQFFAITMPSLKPTLIFVIITSTIGGLQIFDEPRVFDQFGRGGAAQQWLTITLYLYDIGWGQWNFGRAAAMAWILFIIILLIGLVNLVVTRSLVRDEGLHRELTRRQERKLAKTAKQSVKEDQR comes from the coding sequence ATCTCGTTCTCCCAGAAGCTCAGCAAGTGGGACATCAAGTTCTCGCCCTACCTGTACATCTCGCCGTTCTTCCTGATGTTCGCGGTAGTCGGGCTGTTCCCCATCGGCTACACCGCGGTCATCTCCTTCATGGACTGGGACCTCGTCCGCAACTCGGGGGAGTTCGTCGGGTTCGACCAGTACGTCTGGATCCTGTCGCAGCCCCACTTCTGGACGGCCCTGCGCAACACCTTCAGCATCTTCCTGCTCTCCAGCGTCCCGCAGCTCATCCTCGCGATCTTCATCGCCGCCGTGCTCGACCGCCACATCCGCGCGAAGACCTTCTGGCGCATGAGCGTGCTCGTGCCCTACGTCGTCGCGCCGATCGCCGTCGGCCTCATCTTCAACGCGATGTTCGCCGACCAGTCCGGGTTCATCAACGGCATCCTGCAGGCGATCGGCCTCTCCGCCGTGCCGTGGCACGTCGAGCCGCTGTGGAGCCACGTCGCCATCGCCACGATGGTCAACTACCGCTGGACCGGCTACAACACGCTCATCCTGCTCGCGGCCATGCAGGCCGTGAACCGCGACTACTACGAAGCCGCCACCGTCGACGGAGCGGGGCCGGTGCGCCAGTTCTTCGCGATCACGATGCCCTCGCTGAAGCCCACCCTCATCTTCGTCATCATCACCTCGACCATCGGCGGCCTGCAGATCTTCGACGAGCCGCGCGTGTTCGACCAGTTCGGACGGGGCGGCGCCGCGCAGCAGTGGCTGACGATCACCCTTTACCTGTACGACATCGGCTGGGGTCAGTGGAACTTCGGCCGTGCCGCCGCCATGGCCTGGATTCTCTTCATCATCATCCTGTTGATCGGCCTCGTGAACCTGGTCGTCACCAGATCGCTCGTCAGAGACGAAGGTCTGCACCGAGAACTGACCAGACGGCAGGAGCGGAAGCTCGCCAAGACGGCGAAGCAGAGCGTGAAGGAGGACCAGCGATGA
- a CDS encoding ABC transporter substrate-binding protein, which produces MKSRALRRIGLIAGAATTTAIVLAGCTGGGTPTPTSSGDGDKNFEGVELTLATFNDFGYTDELLAEFTEETGIKVVHNKAATSNDARANFFQKLGKSGLADVEGVEVDWFTEMMKYSDLVAPVPDDLKGRWLDWKEQAATDANGNLVAYGTDIGPQAICYRGDLFEAAGLPSDRAEVAKLFPTWDAFFDVADDYVAKTGKPFIDSANSVLQGLVNQLEIAYEQPDGTIVATENADIRAAYDTVVDRAIPIASYAGQWSDDWYASMAGGEFAAMLCPPWMHGIIAGEAPDVTGWDVADAFPEGGGNWGGSYLVVPANGANVEASQLLADWLTSPETQIKAFNNAGTFPSQPDAQSSADLTGFVNDYFNGAPTGEIGINRANAITVATYKGEKYFQFHDALQNAVTRVFDGLEDKEKSWNTWVTEVSAF; this is translated from the coding sequence GTGAAATCACGCGCACTGCGCCGCATCGGGCTCATCGCCGGCGCCGCCACCACCACCGCGATCGTGCTTGCCGGCTGCACCGGCGGCGGAACGCCCACCCCCACCTCGAGCGGTGACGGAGACAAGAACTTCGAGGGCGTCGAACTGACGCTCGCGACGTTCAACGACTTCGGCTACACCGACGAGCTCCTCGCCGAGTTCACGGAGGAGACCGGCATCAAGGTCGTGCACAACAAGGCCGCGACCTCGAACGACGCGCGCGCCAACTTCTTCCAGAAGCTCGGCAAGTCCGGCCTCGCCGACGTCGAAGGCGTCGAGGTCGACTGGTTCACCGAGATGATGAAGTACTCCGACCTCGTCGCCCCCGTGCCCGACGACCTGAAGGGTCGCTGGCTCGACTGGAAGGAGCAGGCGGCCACCGACGCGAACGGCAACCTCGTCGCGTACGGCACCGACATCGGCCCGCAGGCCATCTGCTACCGCGGTGACCTCTTCGAAGCGGCCGGCCTTCCCAGCGACCGCGCCGAGGTGGCCAAGCTGTTCCCGACCTGGGACGCGTTCTTCGATGTGGCCGACGACTACGTCGCCAAGACGGGCAAGCCCTTCATCGACTCCGCGAACTCCGTGCTCCAGGGTCTCGTCAACCAGCTCGAGATCGCCTACGAGCAGCCCGACGGCACCATCGTCGCCACCGAGAACGCCGACATCCGCGCTGCCTACGACACGGTCGTGGACCGGGCCATCCCGATCGCCTCGTACGCGGGTCAGTGGAGCGACGACTGGTACGCCTCGATGGCCGGTGGCGAGTTCGCCGCGATGCTCTGCCCGCCGTGGATGCACGGCATCATCGCCGGTGAGGCTCCCGACGTGACCGGCTGGGACGTCGCCGACGCATTCCCCGAGGGTGGCGGCAACTGGGGCGGCTCCTACCTCGTCGTGCCCGCCAACGGCGCCAACGTCGAGGCATCGCAGCTGCTGGCCGACTGGCTGACCTCGCCCGAGACGCAGATCAAGGCGTTCAACAACGCGGGAACGTTCCCCAGCCAGCCCGACGCGCAGTCCAGCGCCGACCTGACCGGCTTCGTGAACGACTACTTCAACGGCGCTCCGACCGGTGAGATCGGCATCAACCGGGCCAACGCGATCACCGTCGCCACCTACAAGGGCGAGAAGTACTTCCAGTTCCACGATGCGCTGCAGAACGCCGTGACCCGTGTCTTCGACGGCCTCGAGGACAAGGAAAAGAGCTGGAACACCTGGGTGACCGAGGTCAGCGCGTTCTGA
- a CDS encoding carbohydrate ABC transporter permease, whose amino-acid sequence MSVGTSASLATVEEGIPTARERRKAGRTTRIRGSRPGFWAYAILGTVFLSAVFPLYWSFIIGSGDSTTLRKPFPWVPGGNFIDNALSVITNPAVNFWPALWNSIYSSFLIAAAVVITSTLAGWAFAKLRFHGGPALLVFVVATMAVPQQLGVVPLYILFSELGWTGQIGAIIIPALTSAFGVFWMTQYLRQAVPDELIEAARVDGASMIRTFWTVGVTAARPAAAMLFLFTFVGAWNNFFWPFIVLDRQNPTLPVALSLLQSNYFVDYSIVLAGVILATIPLLLLFIFAGKQLVSGIMAGAVKG is encoded by the coding sequence ATGAGCGTCGGAACATCGGCATCCCTGGCGACCGTGGAAGAAGGCATCCCGACGGCGCGTGAGCGTCGCAAGGCGGGACGCACCACGCGCATCCGCGGCAGTCGGCCCGGGTTCTGGGCCTACGCGATCCTCGGCACCGTCTTCCTCTCGGCGGTCTTCCCGCTGTACTGGTCGTTCATCATCGGTTCGGGCGACTCGACCACGCTGCGCAAGCCCTTCCCCTGGGTCCCCGGCGGAAACTTCATCGACAACGCCCTCTCGGTGATCACCAACCCCGCCGTCAACTTCTGGCCGGCGTTGTGGAACTCGATCTACAGCTCCTTCCTCATCGCCGCGGCCGTCGTCATCACCTCGACGCTCGCCGGCTGGGCGTTCGCCAAGCTCCGCTTCCACGGCGGTCCGGCGCTGCTCGTCTTCGTCGTCGCGACGATGGCCGTGCCGCAGCAGCTCGGAGTCGTGCCGCTGTACATCCTGTTCAGCGAACTCGGGTGGACGGGCCAGATCGGCGCGATCATCATCCCGGCCCTCACGAGCGCGTTCGGCGTCTTCTGGATGACCCAGTACCTTCGACAGGCGGTGCCCGACGAACTCATCGAGGCCGCCCGCGTCGACGGCGCGTCGATGATCCGCACCTTCTGGACCGTTGGCGTCACCGCCGCCCGACCGGCCGCAGCCATGCTGTTCCTCTTCACCTTCGTCGGGGCGTGGAACAACTTCTTCTGGCCGTTCATCGTGCTCGACCGGCAGAACCCGACCCTGCCCGTGGCGCTGTCGCTGCTGCAGTCGAACTACTTCGTCGACTACTCCATCGTCCTCGCCGGGGTCATCCTCGCCACGATCCCCCTGCTGCTGCTGTTCATCTTCGCCGGCAAGCAGCTCGTGAGCGGCATCATGGCGGGTGCGGTCAAGGGCTGA
- a CDS encoding GH1 family beta-glucosidase: MSRTFPDGFLFGAATAAFQIEGAAFEDGRTASIWDAFCRVPGAVINGDDGDVACDHYHRYRDDVALMKSLGLDTYRFSVSWSRVRPDAGALNPKGIDFYKRLVDELLDADILPWLTLYHWDMPQALQDRGGWTVRESADRFTEYALSVHDALGDRVQHWTTLNEPWCSSFLSYTGGIHAPGHFSVTEGVLAAHHLLLAHGQTVQALRARDASLDLGITLNLTVAEPADPDNAADLDAARRIDGQFNRWFLDPIFRGSYPADIVEDFRAVDPAAIDALDAATHPGDLEVIATPLQALGVNYYHGEFVGGQPDPHPPTPGDAPTTRQTASPFPSHDGIHWHERGLPRTSMHWEVQPEALTTLLERVSTEYAKDAGTALYVTENGAAYDDVAVVEDGETRVHDADRTEFLRGHLGAVLDAADAGVDVRGYFYWSLLDNFEWAWGYEKRFGIVRVDYETQERALKDSALEYRRVIASRAIDIPNPLLQR; encoded by the coding sequence ATGTCGCGCACCTTCCCCGACGGCTTCCTGTTCGGAGCCGCTACCGCCGCCTTCCAGATCGAGGGCGCGGCCTTCGAAGACGGCCGGACGGCATCCATCTGGGACGCCTTCTGCCGCGTGCCGGGAGCGGTCATCAACGGCGACGACGGCGACGTCGCGTGCGACCACTACCACCGCTACCGCGACGACGTCGCGCTGATGAAGAGCCTCGGGCTGGACACGTACCGCTTCTCGGTCTCGTGGTCGCGCGTGCGCCCGGATGCCGGTGCCCTCAACCCGAAGGGCATCGACTTCTACAAGCGCCTCGTCGACGAGCTACTCGACGCCGACATCCTCCCGTGGCTCACCCTCTACCACTGGGACATGCCGCAGGCGCTGCAGGACCGCGGTGGCTGGACCGTCCGCGAGAGCGCCGACCGGTTCACCGAATACGCGCTCTCCGTGCACGACGCCCTCGGCGACCGTGTGCAGCACTGGACGACCCTCAACGAGCCGTGGTGCTCGTCGTTCCTGAGCTACACCGGCGGCATCCACGCACCCGGCCACTTCTCCGTCACGGAGGGCGTGCTCGCCGCGCACCACCTGCTGCTCGCCCACGGGCAGACGGTGCAGGCGCTCCGGGCGCGCGACGCGTCACTCGACCTCGGGATCACCCTGAACCTCACGGTGGCCGAGCCCGCCGACCCGGACAACGCCGCCGACCTCGACGCCGCGCGCCGCATCGACGGCCAGTTCAACCGCTGGTTCCTCGACCCGATCTTCCGCGGCAGCTACCCCGCCGACATCGTCGAGGACTTCCGTGCCGTCGACCCCGCCGCCATCGACGCGCTCGACGCCGCCACGCACCCCGGCGACCTCGAGGTCATCGCCACCCCGCTCCAGGCGCTCGGCGTGAACTACTACCACGGCGAGTTCGTGGGCGGCCAGCCCGACCCTCACCCGCCGACCCCGGGCGACGCGCCCACCACGCGGCAGACGGCCTCGCCGTTCCCGTCGCACGACGGCATCCACTGGCACGAGCGCGGTCTTCCGCGCACCTCGATGCACTGGGAAGTGCAGCCCGAGGCGCTCACGACCCTGCTCGAGCGAGTGTCTACGGAGTACGCGAAGGATGCCGGTACCGCCCTCTACGTGACCGAGAACGGCGCCGCCTACGACGACGTGGCCGTGGTCGAAGACGGCGAGACCCGGGTGCACGACGCGGACCGCACCGAGTTCCTGCGCGGGCACCTCGGTGCCGTGCTCGACGCCGCCGACGCCGGAGTCGACGTCCGCGGCTACTTCTACTGGTCGCTGCTGGACAACTTCGAGTGGGCGTGGGGGTACGAGAAGCGGTTCGGCATCGTCCGCGTCGACTACGAGACGCAGGAGCGCGCGTTGAAGGACAGCGCGCTGGAGTATCGTCGGGTCATCGCCTCTCGGGCGATCGACATCCCGAACCCGCTCCTGCAGAGGTAG